One part of the Saprospiraceae bacterium genome encodes these proteins:
- the iscU gene encoding Fe-S cluster assembly scaffold IscU codes for MAYSEKVLDHFKNPKNVGTMDKNDLSVGTGLVGAPECGDVMRLQIKVNQDSGIIEDAKFKTFGCGSAIASSSLATEWLKGKSLNEAMTIDNMAIVEELALPPVKIHCSVLAEDAIKSAIKDYKTKNSL; via the coding sequence ATGGCATATTCAGAAAAAGTTTTAGATCATTTTAAAAATCCAAAAAATGTTGGAACCATGGATAAAAATGATTTATCTGTTGGAACTGGCCTCGTAGGTGCTCCAGAATGTGGTGATGTAATGCGGCTCCAAATAAAGGTGAATCAGGATTCTGGCATTATTGAAGATGCTAAATTTAAAACCTTTGGATGTGGTTCTGCAATTGCATCCTCATCACTCGCTACGGAATGGTTAAAGGGAAAATCCTTAAATGAAGCTATGACTATTGATAATATGGCCATTGTAGAAGAACTTGCTTTACCGCCAGTTAAAATCCATTGTTCTGTATTAGCCGAAGATGCAATTAAAAGTGCGATAAAAGATTATAAAACCAAAAATAGCCTTTAA
- the hscB gene encoding Fe-S protein assembly co-chaperone HscB — protein MDYFQYFNLNPTFQIDLNELRKRYYQKSKELHPDFSANNIIEDADYLTALNNQAYQVLQDPVARLKYLIESIKGPIPDQHQILPQDFLMEMLELHESIYESKENLNHSELEKHKVQLEAYEKQALQTIEDAIHEFDNGNRSDSILNEMTFYYFKLKYFRRLRQTLTGSSIEM, from the coding sequence ATGGATTATTTCCAATATTTTAATTTAAATCCTACATTTCAAATAGATTTAAATGAGTTAAGAAAGCGCTATTACCAAAAAAGCAAAGAACTTCATCCGGATTTTAGTGCAAATAATATTATAGAAGATGCAGATTATTTAACTGCATTGAATAATCAAGCCTATCAAGTTTTACAAGACCCAGTGGCTCGATTAAAATATCTTATAGAATCCATAAAGGGACCTATTCCAGATCAACATCAAATTCTACCACAGGATTTTCTTATGGAAATGTTGGAACTTCATGAAAGTATTTATGAATCTAAGGAAAATTTAAATCATTCTGAATTAGAAAAGCATAAAGTACAATTGGAAGCTTATGAAAAACAAGCATTACAAACGATAGAGGATGCAATACATGAATTTGATAATGGAAATCGGTCAGATTCAATTTTAAACGAAATGACATTTTATTATTTTAAATTAAAGTATTTTAGAAGACTCCGACAAACATTAACCGGAAGTTCAATTGAAATGTAA
- the meaB gene encoding methylmalonyl Co-A mutase-associated GTPase MeaB, which translates to MFNLNQISEWSSKLRNGDRIALSKAITLIESSKAEDKIARKSILKDLKSESSNSLRIGITGPPGAGKSTLIEVLGLALINQGFSVAVLSIDPSSAITKGSILGDKTRMQRLALEAKSFIRPSPAGEHLGGVAQRTRESIWLCEAAGFDFVLVETAGIGQSEYQVSTMTDLTILLNIPGAGDDLQGIKKGILEWTDIIVLNKVDHELDPISIRSYNDLLIANHFIQSNTPGWNRKIIRTSALNNLGIDLLMDEIFAFKAFIIREKYIIKHRLDQLKNYYRDLLKGRIWQQAMQSPEVLKYLEETEKNIIDLQISPEEAADISLAFIFAFFNKT; encoded by the coding sequence TTGTTTAATTTAAATCAAATATCCGAATGGTCATCCAAATTAAGAAATGGAGATCGTATCGCATTATCAAAAGCAATAACTTTAATAGAAAGTAGTAAAGCTGAAGATAAAATAGCAAGAAAATCTATTTTAAAGGATCTAAAATCCGAAAGTAGTAACAGTTTGCGCATTGGCATAACAGGTCCTCCGGGTGCAGGAAAGAGTACTTTAATTGAAGTATTAGGGTTAGCATTAATAAATCAGGGGTTTTCCGTAGCTGTTTTAAGTATTGATCCAAGTTCTGCAATAACGAAAGGAAGTATTTTAGGCGACAAAACGCGAATGCAAAGATTAGCTTTGGAAGCGAAGTCCTTTATTCGACCATCACCAGCAGGTGAACATTTGGGAGGTGTAGCGCAAAGGACCCGAGAAAGTATTTGGCTTTGTGAAGCAGCTGGATTTGATTTTGTTTTGGTAGAAACTGCCGGAATCGGACAATCAGAGTACCAGGTATCAACGATGACGGATCTCACGATATTATTAAATATACCAGGAGCAGGGGATGACCTTCAGGGGATCAAGAAAGGAATTTTGGAATGGACAGATATTATTGTTTTGAATAAAGTAGATCATGAATTGGACCCAATTTCAATTCGAAGTTATAATGATTTACTTATTGCCAATCATTTTATACAAAGTAATACACCGGGTTGGAATCGAAAAATCATCCGAACCAGTGCTTTAAATAACCTTGGAATTGACTTATTGATGGATGAAATATTTGCATTTAAAGCATTCATTATCAGAGAGAAATATATTATAAAACACCGATTAGACCAATTGAAAAATTATTATCGTGATTTATTGAAAGGCCGAATATGGCAACAAGCTATGCAGTCTCCGGAAGTGTTAAAATATCTTGAAGAGACCGAAAAAAATATCATTGATTTGCAAATAAGCCCTGAAGAAGCTGCAGATATCAGCTTAGCGTTTATTTTTGCGTTCTTTAATAAGACGTAG
- a CDS encoding IscS subfamily cysteine desulfurase, with the protein MAFHKVYLDNNATTPCDPRVVEAMLPFFYEHPGNAASRSHPFGWEAEEAVDIARQRIADLIGADEKEIIFTSGATESDNLALKGVFEMYSRKGKHIITAKTEHKAVLDSCKSLEKHGGEITYLDVLSDGLIDLKALEAAIRKDTILVSIMWANNETGVIQPMKEIGEICARHGVLFMSDATQAVGKIPVNPRENGVHLMAFSGHKMYGPKGVGVLYVSRKDPRVKVTAQMDGGGHERGMRSGTLNVPGIVGLGKAAEIAKAEMAQDAMRLSKLRDKLESRFKSELEEVYVNGNTAHRMPHVANISFKHVEGEGLMMTFNQDIALSSGSACTSASLEPSYVLVALGLGDDLAHSSLRFSLGRFTTEEDVDFAIEAIKKGVNHMRDLSPIWEMYKEGVDLTKIDWATH; encoded by the coding sequence ATGGCTTTTCACAAAGTATATTTGGACAATAATGCAACCACACCTTGTGATCCTCGGGTAGTGGAAGCAATGTTGCCTTTTTTTTATGAACATCCTGGAAATGCAGCGAGTCGTAGCCATCCATTTGGTTGGGAAGCAGAAGAAGCCGTAGATATTGCTCGACAACGAATTGCAGATCTTATCGGAGCAGATGAAAAAGAGATTATTTTTACTTCTGGAGCAACAGAATCTGACAATTTAGCTTTGAAAGGAGTTTTCGAAATGTATAGTCGAAAAGGAAAACATATCATTACTGCCAAAACAGAACATAAAGCAGTGCTGGATTCCTGTAAATCTTTAGAAAAGCATGGTGGAGAAATCACTTATTTGGATGTCTTGTCAGACGGCTTAATTGATTTGAAAGCATTAGAAGCTGCCATTCGGAAAGACACTATTTTGGTTTCTATCATGTGGGCAAATAATGAGACCGGAGTTATACAACCCATGAAAGAAATTGGTGAAATATGTGCCCGTCATGGTGTATTATTTATGAGTGATGCAACGCAAGCTGTAGGAAAAATACCTGTGAATCCTAGAGAAAATGGTGTGCATTTAATGGCTTTTTCAGGGCATAAAATGTACGGACCCAAAGGTGTTGGTGTCTTATATGTGAGTCGAAAAGACCCACGGGTAAAAGTTACCGCTCAAATGGACGGTGGTGGACATGAAAGAGGTATGCGAAGTGGAACTTTAAATGTACCTGGTATTGTTGGATTAGGTAAAGCCGCAGAAATTGCTAAAGCAGAAATGGCACAAGATGCTATGCGTCTTAGCAAATTAAGAGATAAATTAGAATCCCGGTTCAAAAGTGAATTGGAAGAAGTTTATGTAAACGGTAATACCGCCCATAGAATGCCGCATGTGGCCAATATTTCTTTTAAACATGTGGAAGGGGAAGGTTTAATGATGACTTTTAATCAAGATATTGCATTATCTTCAGGTTCCGCATGTACATCTGCATCCCTTGAACCAAGTTATGTCTTGGTAGCCTTGGGTCTTGGTGACGATTTAGCACATTCCTCTTTACGATTTTCTCTGGGCAGATTTACAACAGAAGAAGATGTTGATTTTGCAATAGAAGCAATAAAAAAAGGAGTCAATCATATGCGCGACTTATCACCCATTTGGGAAATGTATAAAGAAGGTGTTGATTTAACTAAAATTGATTGGGCAACCCATTAA
- the dprA gene encoding DNA-protecting protein DprA — translation MQNEDLLYTIALTKVENVGAVTAKTLISYCGNANAVFKEKISNLMRIPYIGGTFAKSIRDPGNLKKAEKEIEFVLKNKITVLTYLDENYPYRLKNYHDSPVLVYYQGNANLNQDKIISVVGTRRITEYGKNLVNSLIHEIKHLDILVLSGLAYGVDSAAHKACVEEHVYTVGVLGHGLDRIYPADNKKLSLQMLQYGGLLTEFGMDTKPDRENFPMRNRIVAGMSDAVIVVETLKEGGSMITAEYANNYHKDVFAFPGKTNDNFSSGCNYLIKNHKAQLIENAEDLILNMRWDIPDKPTKTIQQKLFLDLDADEQNIVNILQKDNLVHVDIFHQNLDLSPSKLASLLLNLEFNGVLKSLPGKRYSLIS, via the coding sequence ATGCAAAATGAGGACTTACTATATACCATAGCACTTACTAAAGTTGAAAATGTTGGAGCTGTAACAGCAAAAACACTTATCAGTTATTGTGGAAATGCAAACGCCGTTTTTAAGGAAAAGATTTCGAACTTAATGAGAATTCCTTATATCGGTGGAACCTTTGCTAAATCAATAAGAGATCCAGGTAATTTAAAGAAGGCTGAAAAAGAAATTGAATTTGTTTTAAAAAATAAAATTACAGTCTTAACATATCTTGATGAAAATTATCCATACCGCCTAAAAAATTATCATGATAGTCCAGTTTTAGTGTATTACCAAGGAAATGCAAATCTTAATCAAGATAAAATCATATCGGTTGTAGGCACCCGGAGAATTACAGAATATGGTAAAAATTTAGTAAACTCTTTGATTCATGAAATCAAGCATCTTGATATTCTGGTGCTTAGCGGATTGGCGTATGGCGTCGATAGTGCAGCTCATAAAGCTTGCGTTGAAGAGCATGTTTATACAGTTGGGGTCTTAGGTCATGGTTTAGACAGAATATATCCAGCCGACAATAAAAAACTTTCATTACAAATGCTTCAGTATGGGGGTCTTTTGACTGAATTTGGAATGGATACTAAGCCAGATCGGGAAAACTTTCCAATGCGAAATCGAATTGTCGCCGGAATGAGTGATGCGGTAATTGTAGTTGAAACTTTAAAGGAAGGTGGAAGTATGATAACCGCAGAATATGCAAATAACTACCATAAAGACGTGTTTGCTTTTCCCGGAAAAACAAATGATAACTTTTCCTCTGGCTGCAATTATTTGATAAAAAATCACAAAGCTCAATTAATTGAAAATGCAGAAGATTTAATTTTAAATATGCGTTGGGACATCCCTGATAAACCAACAAAAACTATTCAACAAAAACTATTTCTTGATCTGGATGCAGATGAGCAAAATATTGTAAATATTTTACAAAAAGATAATCTTGTACATGTAGATATTTTTCATCAAAATTTAGACCTTAGTCCAAGTAAACTTGCGAGTTTATTATTAAATCTTGAATTCAACGGTGTCCTAAAATCCTTACCTGGGAAGAGGTATTCCCTAATTAGTTAA
- a CDS encoding iron-sulfur cluster assembly accessory protein, which produces MIFIGDSAKEKITQLRNEAGIEQAYFVRVSVTSGGCSGLSYNMDFDNEPKPNDQIFEDKGEKIVTDLKSFLYLFNSTLEFSGGLQGKGFYFNNPNASRTCGCGESFAV; this is translated from the coding sequence ATGATCTTCATAGGAGATAGTGCGAAAGAAAAAATAACTCAACTCCGCAACGAAGCTGGAATTGAACAAGCCTATTTTGTTAGAGTTTCTGTAACCAGCGGTGGTTGTAGCGGACTCAGTTATAATATGGATTTCGACAATGAACCCAAACCAAATGACCAGATATTTGAAGACAAGGGTGAAAAAATTGTTACTGACCTGAAATCTTTTTTATATTTATTTAATTCAACCCTTGAGTTTTCAGGAGGGCTTCAAGGGAAAGGGTTTTACTTTAATAATCCGAATGCCTCCCGGACTTGTGGTTGTGGTGAAAGTTTTGCTGTCTAA
- a CDS encoding RNA-binding protein yields the protein MNLYVGNLDYSVKEAQLQTMFSEFGEVSSVKIITDKMSGKSKGFAFVEMPNDDEAKEAITNLDQKTIKERPISVSEAKPPQPKERRPFRPSGGNNRENDRFRRKF from the coding sequence ATGAATCTTTACGTAGGAAACCTTGACTATAGCGTTAAGGAAGCCCAACTTCAAACCATGTTTTCAGAATTTGGCGAAGTTTCTTCAGTTAAAATCATCACCGACAAAATGTCAGGTAAGAGCAAAGGCTTTGCTTTTGTTGAAATGCCAAATGATGATGAGGCAAAAGAAGCAATTACAAATCTGGATCAGAAAACCATTAAAGAAAGACCGATTTCGGTTTCTGAGGCTAAGCCGCCACAACCGAAAGAAAGAAGGCCTTTCCGTCCCTCTGGTGGAAATAACCGTGAAAACGATCGTTTTCGCAGGAAATTTTAA
- the rseP gene encoding RIP metalloprotease RseP, translating into MDILIKVSQLLLSLTILVVIHECGHFFPARWFKTRVEKFYLFFNPWFSLFKKKIGETEYGLGWLPLGGYVKIAGMVDESFDMEQMQSEPQPWEFRSKPAWQRLIIMLGGVTVNFIFGFFIFSMLIWKNGTEYLPTKDMKFGIAVDSLAYDMGFRDGDIIAKVGDKTLEKFDRSIILKSIVLDNTSQIEVIRNGQTQIIQIDPKFASELTKPESKNFELWAVRTPAQISSVSDGTPAKMKGLQAGDQFISVNGQAVAYMHEVTKLVKGKLNTPFSIVIKRGNDTIPIDISTNNNGVLGFFWEGYNKFMPIKTETYSLIQAIPAGIHTGCDLLIGQLKAFKQMFAGTIKAKDSLGGFASITNMFPASWDWTAFWKMTAILSIILGFMNLLPIPALDGGYVVFLLIEVVSGRKVPDKIVEKATMIGFILLLALMIYANGLDVFRGMSK; encoded by the coding sequence ATGGACATATTAATTAAAGTTAGCCAATTACTTCTGAGTTTAACGATTCTGGTTGTAATTCATGAATGCGGACATTTTTTTCCTGCAAGATGGTTTAAAACCCGGGTGGAGAAATTCTATTTATTTTTTAATCCATGGTTCTCCTTATTCAAGAAAAAAATTGGAGAAACAGAATATGGTTTAGGTTGGTTGCCATTAGGGGGTTATGTAAAAATCGCCGGGATGGTAGATGAGAGTTTTGATATGGAGCAAATGCAATCTGAACCCCAGCCTTGGGAGTTTCGATCGAAACCAGCATGGCAACGTTTAATCATTATGCTTGGTGGTGTTACAGTCAATTTTATTTTTGGATTTTTCATATTCTCGATGTTAATATGGAAAAATGGTACTGAATATTTACCAACCAAGGACATGAAGTTTGGAATTGCAGTTGATAGTTTAGCTTATGATATGGGTTTTCGGGATGGTGATATCATTGCAAAAGTTGGCGATAAAACATTGGAAAAATTTGACAGATCTATAATCCTTAAGTCCATAGTTTTAGATAATACTTCTCAAATTGAAGTAATTAGAAATGGTCAGACTCAAATAATTCAAATAGATCCAAAGTTTGCTTCAGAATTGACGAAGCCAGAATCTAAAAATTTTGAATTATGGGCAGTCCGAACTCCAGCTCAAATTTCTAGTGTATCCGATGGTACACCTGCAAAGATGAAAGGTTTACAAGCAGGTGATCAATTCATATCTGTGAATGGACAAGCTGTAGCATATATGCATGAAGTTACTAAATTAGTTAAAGGAAAATTGAATACACCCTTTTCAATTGTTATAAAAAGAGGGAACGATACCATACCTATTGATATTTCTACCAATAATAATGGCGTTTTAGGATTTTTCTGGGAAGGGTATAATAAATTTATGCCAATCAAAACTGAAACTTATAGTTTGATTCAAGCAATACCTGCCGGAATTCACACAGGTTGCGATTTATTAATCGGACAATTAAAAGCATTTAAACAAATGTTTGCCGGGACGATAAAAGCAAAAGACTCATTAGGTGGATTTGCATCTATTACAAATATGTTTCCTGCAAGTTGGGATTGGACAGCATTTTGGAAAATGACAGCTATTTTATCAATTATACTTGGATTTATGAATCTCTTACCAATTCCTGCTTTGGATGGTGGGTATGTAGTTTTCCTTTTAATTGAAGTTGTTTCAGGTAGGAAAGTACCAGATAAAATAGTTGAAAAAGCCACCATGATCGGCTTTATTTTATTGTTAGCCTTGATGATCTATGCAAATGGATTAGATGTCTTTAGGGGCATGAGTAAATAA
- a CDS encoding O-antigen ligase family protein: MSHLNQSNHTVPAYFIGIYCFLCGFPNLLHLPFFIDRVQLSELWFLGMLLYFTINFKQYRPVLYSLFANKPIKNITIIACLYISINSIAVLNSFTLNGVLEIIGKLYLLVVLIIILCFCALCNSNELIKTIRISIYSVGITMTVLGLIGWIASIYGFHNDTTEIYLNYPYFGDTHRLRVFTTTPSMYISIINICIVFNLTDYLFFSNNRNYLWLSMFFTLVAVLSFTKSFLFIAIAWIILYLYKYYKSKTLIGFLFLATTMLHFFLTHFLFLKNEKLNDQNFMESPFSSNEILYTFPSNTIVGSGYFQFKKTASYLFFHHPFLGIGPGNYNQEVALLKKQGLYPQHLPAYDPHSTYFGMLAETGFLGLLILISFGFSIWQIIKQSMPYKDPRSFMFFLLFWIVLAESISMDVMNFRHYWILFAAIIFYDYSRRKPLHL, encoded by the coding sequence ATGTCGCATCTGAATCAAAGTAATCATACAGTACCTGCATATTTCATTGGGATCTATTGTTTTTTATGTGGGTTTCCAAATCTACTTCACTTGCCTTTTTTCATTGACCGTGTTCAATTAAGCGAGCTCTGGTTTTTAGGTATGCTTCTGTATTTCACTATTAATTTCAAGCAGTACCGTCCTGTATTGTATTCGCTATTTGCTAATAAACCAATTAAAAATATAACAATCATTGCATGCTTATACATATCCATAAATAGCATCGCAGTTTTAAATTCATTTACTCTAAATGGAGTTTTGGAAATCATTGGAAAATTATATCTTCTAGTTGTGTTGATCATAATACTATGTTTCTGCGCTTTATGTAATTCCAATGAATTAATAAAAACTATAAGAATAAGTATCTATAGTGTAGGCATTACCATGACCGTATTAGGACTTATCGGCTGGATTGCAAGCATTTATGGTTTTCACAATGATACAACTGAAATTTATTTAAACTATCCATATTTTGGAGACACTCATAGGCTAAGAGTATTTACAACAACTCCATCTATGTATATTTCGATTATAAACATCTGCATCGTATTTAACTTAACTGACTATTTATTTTTCTCTAACAACAGAAATTATTTATGGCTTTCCATGTTCTTTACTTTGGTTGCAGTGTTAAGTTTTACAAAATCATTCCTATTCATTGCAATAGCTTGGATAATACTTTACCTATATAAATATTATAAGTCGAAAACCTTGATTGGATTCTTATTTTTGGCAACAACAATGCTACACTTTTTTTTAACGCATTTTTTATTTTTAAAAAATGAAAAATTAAATGATCAGAACTTCATGGAAAGTCCCTTTAGTTCAAATGAAATTTTATATACGTTTCCTTCAAATACAATTGTCGGGAGTGGCTATTTTCAATTTAAAAAAACCGCTAGTTATTTATTCTTTCACCATCCCTTTTTGGGTATTGGCCCTGGAAATTATAACCAGGAGGTAGCCTTATTAAAAAAACAAGGACTCTACCCTCAGCATCTTCCAGCATATGATCCACACTCAACCTATTTTGGAATGTTGGCAGAAACTGGTTTCCTTGGTTTATTAATATTAATAAGTTTTGGATTTAGCATCTGGCAAATAATTAAACAATCTATGCCCTATAAAGATCCTCGATCCTTTATGTTCTTTCTTTTATTCTGGATTGTACTGGCAGAATCAATTTCAATGGACGTAATGAATTTCAGGCATTACTGGATCCTATTCGCTGCAATTATTTTCTATGATTATAGTAGGAGAAAACCGCTTCATTTATAA
- a CDS encoding DEAD/DEAH box helicase, translated as MITFDSLGIDENILKALTELEYLEPTEIQQKVIPILLKQEGDMIALAQTGTGKTAAFGIPILQSIDLSNEYTQSLIIAPTRELCMQITSDIKKYAKFMKEIRILAVYGGSSISMQIKELRRSVHIVVATPGRLMDLIERGAVKIGQVKSVILDEADEMLNMGFREDMESILAHTPAEKLTGLFSATMSTEIREIAGRFLHLPKEITVGRKNLGQPNITHQYAVVQAKDKVLALKRIIDFHLDFYGIVFCNTKAETQLMSDILLKEGYPVDCLHGDLEQHQRDKVMAKFRHKTIKVLFATDVAARGIDVKNLTHIIHFHLPDDIENYTHRSGRTARAGQKGFSIVLLHIKEAYKLHRIERMAKLSFERYFIPKADEVYQSRILNFVEQLATEYKDEENVMHFKNEWIWPLMQMSKERLVEIILQGEVKKFNTQYLNAPDVNVEEKWKLSTAGESRNEGRSEGRRDGRREGSRDGRREGSRDGGKIGSRDGGRDGRSSRSSSPAKVSSNIRLHINLGRKDNMKYDEIRETIFKLTKVSGRSIRDIDMKNTFSFFMTDPESASKLCSQKNLKLSGREIQIRKADDMKEGN; from the coding sequence ATGATAACATTTGATAGTTTAGGGATCGATGAAAATATTCTAAAAGCTTTAACAGAATTAGAATATTTAGAACCCACAGAAATTCAGCAAAAAGTAATTCCAATTTTATTAAAACAGGAAGGTGATATGATTGCCTTGGCTCAAACAGGAACTGGTAAAACAGCAGCCTTTGGGATTCCAATTTTGCAATCTATTGATCTTTCTAATGAATACACGCAATCACTCATCATTGCACCTACTCGCGAACTTTGCATGCAGATTACATCGGACATTAAAAAGTATGCAAAATTTATGAAAGAAATTCGAATTCTTGCAGTCTATGGAGGGTCGAGTATTTCTATGCAAATTAAAGAATTAAGGCGATCTGTCCATATCGTTGTTGCAACACCTGGAAGATTGATGGATTTAATAGAGCGAGGTGCTGTAAAAATTGGACAGGTCAAATCCGTCATCTTGGATGAAGCAGATGAAATGCTTAATATGGGTTTTCGGGAAGATATGGAATCTATCTTAGCACACACTCCTGCTGAAAAATTAACTGGATTATTTTCGGCCACGATGTCAACAGAAATTCGTGAAATCGCAGGTCGTTTTTTACATCTTCCAAAAGAAATAACGGTAGGAAGAAAAAATCTAGGTCAACCGAATATTACACATCAATATGCTGTTGTACAAGCAAAAGATAAAGTCCTGGCTTTAAAACGGATCATTGATTTCCATCTTGATTTTTATGGAATTGTTTTTTGTAATACAAAAGCTGAAACACAATTAATGAGTGATATCCTGCTTAAAGAGGGGTATCCTGTGGATTGTTTGCATGGAGATTTAGAGCAGCATCAACGCGATAAAGTAATGGCTAAATTTCGTCACAAAACGATTAAGGTATTATTTGCAACAGATGTAGCTGCACGAGGAATTGACGTAAAAAATTTAACACATATCATTCATTTTCATTTGCCAGATGATATTGAAAATTATACACACCGAAGTGGCCGAACCGCAAGGGCAGGGCAAAAAGGCTTTTCAATAGTATTGCTACATATTAAAGAAGCCTACAAACTACATCGCATTGAGCGGATGGCAAAATTGAGTTTTGAACGCTATTTTATTCCTAAAGCAGATGAAGTTTATCAATCTAGAATTTTGAATTTTGTTGAACAGCTGGCTACTGAATATAAAGATGAAGAAAATGTAATGCATTTTAAAAATGAATGGATCTGGCCATTGATGCAAATGAGTAAAGAGCGATTGGTTGAAATTATTTTGCAAGGTGAAGTTAAAAAATTTAATACGCAGTATTTAAATGCTCCTGACGTTAATGTTGAGGAAAAATGGAAACTTTCTACTGCAGGTGAAAGTCGGAATGAAGGAAGAAGTGAAGGCAGAAGAGATGGCAGAAGGGAAGGCAGTAGAGATGGTAGAAGGGAAGGTAGTAGAGATGGTGGAAAAATAGGCAGTAGAGATGGTGGCAGAGATGGAAGAAGTTCAAGATCGTCTTCTCCGGCTAAAGTATCTTCCAATATTCGACTCCATATTAACCTTGGAAGAAAAGATAATATGAAGTATGATGAAATTCGGGAAACCATTTTTAAATTAACTAAAGTTAGCGGCAGATCCATTCGGGACATAGATATGAAGAATACATTTTCATTTTTTATGACAGACCCTGAGAGTGCGTCTAAGTTATGCAGTCAAAAGAATCTGAAATTAAGTGGACGAGAAATCCAAATTCGGAAAGCGGATGATATGAAAGAAGGAAATTAA